One Helicoverpa zea isolate HzStark_Cry1AcR chromosome 20, ilHelZeax1.1, whole genome shotgun sequence genomic region harbors:
- the LOC124640488 gene encoding potassium channel subfamily K member 9, which produces MKRQNVRTLSLVVCTFTYLLIGAAVFDALESETESKRWEVLSDMRNGLIRRYNITPEDYHMIEIVIIENKPHKAGPQWKFAGAFYFATVVLAMIGYGHSTPVTYGGKAFCMAYAMVGIPLGLVMFQSIGERLNKFASVVIRRAKCYLRCNTTEATEMNLMFATGMLSSIIITTGAAVFSRYEGWSYFDSFYYCFVTLTTIGFGDYVALQNDQALTSKPGYVALSLVFILFGLAVVAASINLLVLRFMTMQAEDAARDEEDKDGSRTLLPIDEHPIMGRQRSHDDQASVCSCNCLGNKQCEGGALLQPAPRPHRLRRRVSLALAPELIERASV; this is translated from the exons ATGAAGCGCCAAAACGTCCGCACTTTATCCCTGGTTGTGTGTACATTTACGTATTTGCTCATCGGCGCGGCAGTATTTGATGCCTTGGAGTCTGAAACTGAGAGTAAGAGATGGGAAGTTTTATCCG ATATGAGAAATGGCTTAATCCGCAGATACAATATAACGCCAGAGGACTACCACATGATAGAGATAGTTATCATAGAGAATAAGCCCCACAAAGCAGGTCCGCAGTGGAAGTTTGCAGGCGCATTCTATTTTGCCACAGTGGTCTTGGCTATGATTGGCTATGGGCACTCTACTCCTGTTACTTATGGCGGGAAAGCATTTTGTATGGCTTATGCTATG GTTGGCATACCTCTCGGTTTAGTAATGTTCCAGAGTATAGGTGAGAGATTGAACAAATTCGCGTCTGTCGTGATAAGACGAGCGAAGTGCTACCTAAGATGTAACACCACAGAGGCCACTGAGATGAATCTGATGTTTGCCACTGGGATGCTATCGTCCATTATTATAACTACAG GTGCTGCTGTGTTCTCGCGCTACGAAGGTTGGAGCTACTTCGATAGCTTTTACTACTGCTTTGTAACACTCACCACCATCGGCTTCGGTGATTATGTTGCCTTACAA AATGACCAAGCATTGACCAGCAAGCCTGGTTATGTGGCTCTAAGCTTGGTGTTCATACTGTTTGGACTAGCCGTGGTCGCTGCCAGCATTAACTTGCTTGTTCTACGATTCATGACTAT GCAAGCAGAAGACGCGGCCCGTGACGAGGAAGACAAAGATGGTTCTAGAACTCTTCTCCCAATAGATGAACATCCCATTATGGGCAGACAGAGGTCTCATGATGATCAGGCATCG GTATGTTCCTGCAACTGCCTCGGCAACAAGCAGTGCGAGGGCGGAGCCCTACTGCAgccggcgccgcgcccgcaTCGCCTGCGGCGCCGCGTATCCCTCGCTCTAGCTCCCGAACTTATTGAGCGAGCCTCTGTCTGA
- the LOC124640489 gene encoding ras-related protein ORAB-1, with translation MNPEYDYLFKLLLIGDSGVGKSCLLLRFADDTYTESYISTIGVDFKIRTVDLDGKTIKLQIWDTAGQERFRTITSSYYRGAHGIIIVYDCTDQDSFSNVKQWLEEIDRYACDNVNKLLVGNKCDLSTKKVVDYTTANQYAEQLGIPFLETSAKNSTNVEQAFMTMAAEIKTRVGPPSTGAAPVGGQVKIDQGHPIDTGKSSCC, from the exons ATGAATCCAGAATA CGACTATTTGTTCAAACTACTCCTGATTGGTGACTCTGGTGTTGGCAAGTCATGTCTGCTGCTCCGGTTCGCCGACGACACTTACACAGAGAGCTACATCAGTACTATTGGTGTGGACTTTAAAATTAGGACTGTAGACTTAGATGGCAAGACAATAAAGTTACAAATATGGGACACAGCTGGACAGGAGCGGTTTAGAACAATCACTTCATCATACTACAGAGGAGCGCACGGAATTATCATTGTTTATGATTGCACAGACCAG GATTCATTCAGCAACGTGAAGCAATGGCTGGAGGAGATCGACCGCTACGCGTGCGACAACGTCAACAAGCTACTAGTGGGCAACAAGTGCGATCTGTCCACTAAGAAGGTCGTGGACTACACCACAGCCAAC CAATACGCAGAACAGCTGGGCATCCCATTCCTGGAGACATCAGCGAAGAACTCAACGAACGTGGAGCAAGCGTTCATGACGATGGCGGCCGAGATCAAGACTCGCGTTGGTCCGCCGTCCACCGGCGCCGCGCCCGTGGGCGGCCAGGTCAAGATCGACCAGGGACACCCCATCGATACCGGCAAGTCTTCTTGCTGCTGA